A part of Rhinoderma darwinii isolate aRhiDar2 chromosome 1, aRhiDar2.hap1, whole genome shotgun sequence genomic DNA contains:
- the CXXC4 gene encoding CXXC-type zinc finger protein 4 isoform X2 encodes MSNMNTNVCVENGQNPEAAVLPKDNLVEGALNSLMDYNSEMERYRSFATFYKTNGGFPQAAKIARITTPIFPSARIGMSPWNCDNAMLWGRKSAAINPNRTSMHRNDSQRLGKPGGAPESLQMANNNFLSTLSPEHCRPLAGECMNKLKCGAAEAEIMNLPERVGTFSAIPALGGISLPPGVIVMTALHSPAAASAAVTDSAFQIANLADCPQNNSSGAGGNPAKKKRKRCGVCVPCKRLINCGVCSSCRNRKTGHQICKFRKCEELKKKPGTSLERTPVPSAEAFRWFF; translated from the coding sequence ATGTCCAATATGAACACTAATGTTTGTGTGGAGAATGGACAGAACCCTGAGGCCGCCGTGCTCCCCAAGGATAACCTGGTGGAGGGGGCTTTGAACAGCCTCATGGATTACAATTCGGAAATGGAGAGGTATAGGTCCTTTGCTACCTTTTACAAAACCAATGGTGGGTTCCCCCAGGCTGCTAAGATTGCCAGGATCACCACTCCCATCTTCCCCAGTGCCCGGATTGGCATGTCTCCTTGGAACTGTGATAATGCAATGCTTTGGGGAAGGAAATCAGCAGCTATCAACCCTAATAGGACCAGCATGCACAGAAACGACTCCCAAAGGCTGGGGAAGCCTGGCGGAGCGCCAGAGTCGTTGCAAATGGCAAATAATAATTTCCTTTCCACCTTATCCCCTGAACACTGCAGACCTTTGGCAGGGGAATGCATGAACAAGCTCAAATGCGGCGCCGCTGAAGCAGAGATAATGAATCTCCCTGAACGCGTTGGAACTTTTTCCGCTATTCCGGCTCTAGGGGGCATCTCATTACCTCCAGGGGTCATCGTCATGACAGCCCTTCACTCCCCCGCAGCAGCCTCGGCAGCCGTCACAGACAGTGCGTTTCAAATTGCCAATCTGGCAGACTGCCCGCAGAATAATTCTTCGGGAGCCGGCGGGAATCCTGCCAAGAAGAAGAGGAAAAGGTGTGGGGTCTGTGTGCCCTGCAAGAGGCTCATCAACTGTGGAGTCTGCAGCAGTTGCAGGAACCGCAAAACAGGACACCAGATCTGCAAATTTAGGAAATGTGAAGAGCTTAAGAAAAAACCTGGCACTTCACTAGAG
- the CXXC4 gene encoding CXXC-type zinc finger protein 4 isoform X1: protein MSNMNTNVCVENGQNPEAAVLPKDNLVEGALNSLMDYNSEMERYRSFATFYKTNGGFPQAAKIARITTPIFPSARIGMSPWNCDNAMLWGRKSAAINPNRTSMHRNDSQRLGKPGGAPESLQMANNNFLSTLSPEHCRPLAGECMNKLKCGAAEAEIMNLPERVGTFSAIPALGGISLPPGVIVMTALHSPAAASAAVTDSAFQIANLADCPQNNSSGAGGNPAKKKRKRCGVCVPCKRLINCGVCSSCRNRKTGHQICKFRKCEELKKKPGTSLEVRGDDSFFPCLPSSLLPPIPPPLQCFLSGFKTHYPFSDTTCGL, encoded by the coding sequence ATGTCCAATATGAACACTAATGTTTGTGTGGAGAATGGACAGAACCCTGAGGCCGCCGTGCTCCCCAAGGATAACCTGGTGGAGGGGGCTTTGAACAGCCTCATGGATTACAATTCGGAAATGGAGAGGTATAGGTCCTTTGCTACCTTTTACAAAACCAATGGTGGGTTCCCCCAGGCTGCTAAGATTGCCAGGATCACCACTCCCATCTTCCCCAGTGCCCGGATTGGCATGTCTCCTTGGAACTGTGATAATGCAATGCTTTGGGGAAGGAAATCAGCAGCTATCAACCCTAATAGGACCAGCATGCACAGAAACGACTCCCAAAGGCTGGGGAAGCCTGGCGGAGCGCCAGAGTCGTTGCAAATGGCAAATAATAATTTCCTTTCCACCTTATCCCCTGAACACTGCAGACCTTTGGCAGGGGAATGCATGAACAAGCTCAAATGCGGCGCCGCTGAAGCAGAGATAATGAATCTCCCTGAACGCGTTGGAACTTTTTCCGCTATTCCGGCTCTAGGGGGCATCTCATTACCTCCAGGGGTCATCGTCATGACAGCCCTTCACTCCCCCGCAGCAGCCTCGGCAGCCGTCACAGACAGTGCGTTTCAAATTGCCAATCTGGCAGACTGCCCGCAGAATAATTCTTCGGGAGCCGGCGGGAATCCTGCCAAGAAGAAGAGGAAAAGGTGTGGGGTCTGTGTGCCCTGCAAGAGGCTCATCAACTGTGGAGTCTGCAGCAGTTGCAGGAACCGCAAAACAGGACACCAGATCTGCAAATTTAGGAAATGTGAAGAGCTTAAGAAAAAACCTGGCACTTCACTAGAGGTCAGAGGAGATGATTCTTTCTTTCCCTGCCTTCCCAGCTCCCTGCTTCCCCCCATCCCTCCACCCCTCCAGTGCTTCTTGTCTGGCTTCAAGACGCACTATCCCTTTTCTGATACCACCTGCGGGTTGTGA
- the CXXC4 gene encoding CXXC-type zinc finger protein 4 isoform X3, which translates to MSNMNTNVCVENGQNPEAAVLPKDNLVEGALNSLMDYNSEMERYRSFATFYKTNGGFPQAAKIARITTPIFPSARIGMSPWNCDNAMLWGRKSAAINPNRTSMHRNDSQRLGKPGGAPESLQMANNNFLSTLSPEHCRPLAGECMNKLKCGAAEAEIMNLPERVGTFSAIPALGGISLPPGVIVMTALHSPAAASAAVTDSAFQIANLADCPQNNSSGAGGNPAKKKRKRCGVCVPCKRLINCGVCSSCRNRKTGHQICKFRKCEELKKKPGTSLENNRHLL; encoded by the coding sequence ATGTCCAATATGAACACTAATGTTTGTGTGGAGAATGGACAGAACCCTGAGGCCGCCGTGCTCCCCAAGGATAACCTGGTGGAGGGGGCTTTGAACAGCCTCATGGATTACAATTCGGAAATGGAGAGGTATAGGTCCTTTGCTACCTTTTACAAAACCAATGGTGGGTTCCCCCAGGCTGCTAAGATTGCCAGGATCACCACTCCCATCTTCCCCAGTGCCCGGATTGGCATGTCTCCTTGGAACTGTGATAATGCAATGCTTTGGGGAAGGAAATCAGCAGCTATCAACCCTAATAGGACCAGCATGCACAGAAACGACTCCCAAAGGCTGGGGAAGCCTGGCGGAGCGCCAGAGTCGTTGCAAATGGCAAATAATAATTTCCTTTCCACCTTATCCCCTGAACACTGCAGACCTTTGGCAGGGGAATGCATGAACAAGCTCAAATGCGGCGCCGCTGAAGCAGAGATAATGAATCTCCCTGAACGCGTTGGAACTTTTTCCGCTATTCCGGCTCTAGGGGGCATCTCATTACCTCCAGGGGTCATCGTCATGACAGCCCTTCACTCCCCCGCAGCAGCCTCGGCAGCCGTCACAGACAGTGCGTTTCAAATTGCCAATCTGGCAGACTGCCCGCAGAATAATTCTTCGGGAGCCGGCGGGAATCCTGCCAAGAAGAAGAGGAAAAGGTGTGGGGTCTGTGTGCCCTGCAAGAGGCTCATCAACTGTGGAGTCTGCAGCAGTTGCAGGAACCGCAAAACAGGACACCAGATCTGCAAATTTAGGAAATGTGAAGAGCTTAAGAAAAAACCTGGCACTTCACTAGAG